From the Burkholderia glumae LMG 2196 = ATCC 33617 genome, one window contains:
- the flgE gene encoding flagellar hook protein FlgE, which produces MGYQQGLSGLQGASSDLDVIGNNIANANTVGFKAASAQFSDLYANSVSGAVANGIGIGTQLATVAQVFQQGGFATSQNPLSMAISGNGFFQVNSNGVTTYTRDGQFSPNASGNITNSAGGQLMGYGVNADGSINTSAIVPLTAPQGNIPPKATSSITGQFNLSTTDTAQTNSPFNFSDSSTYTLKQPVQAYDSLGNAKTVNLYFVKSTTVGSWEVYAGADNTAPTDLGTASFDSSGKLTGLTAKSATASGNKFTFSIANTTGAVTPQSVSLDLTGSTQFGATKSGVSNLVADGFASGALQNYSVAADGTITGSYSNGQSMKLGQVFVVNFNDPQGLTSIGGNQYIQTAASGVPQIGVPGSTNHGTIKGSTTENSTVDLTGELVNLITAQRNYQANAQTIKTQQTVDQTLLNL; this is translated from the coding sequence ATGGGTTATCAACAGGGCTTGAGCGGTTTGCAGGGCGCATCGAGCGACCTCGACGTGATCGGCAACAACATCGCGAACGCGAACACGGTCGGCTTCAAGGCCGCCTCGGCGCAGTTCTCGGACTTGTACGCGAATTCGGTGTCGGGCGCGGTCGCCAACGGCATCGGCATCGGCACGCAGCTGGCGACGGTCGCGCAGGTGTTCCAGCAGGGCGGCTTCGCCACCTCGCAGAACCCGCTGAGCATGGCCATCTCGGGCAACGGCTTCTTCCAGGTGAACTCGAACGGCGTGACCACCTACACGCGCGACGGCCAGTTCAGCCCGAACGCGAGCGGCAACATCACCAACTCGGCCGGCGGCCAGCTGATGGGCTATGGCGTGAACGCCGACGGCAGCATCAACACCTCGGCGATCGTGCCGCTGACCGCGCCGCAGGGCAACATCCCGCCGAAGGCGACTTCGTCGATCACCGGCCAGTTCAACCTGAGCACGACCGACACGGCGCAGACCAACTCGCCGTTCAACTTCAGCGACTCGTCGACCTACACGCTCAAGCAGCCGGTGCAAGCCTACGACTCGCTCGGCAACGCGAAGACGGTGAACCTGTACTTCGTGAAGTCGACCACCGTCGGCAGCTGGGAAGTGTACGCGGGCGCCGACAACACCGCCCCGACCGACCTCGGCACGGCCTCGTTCGACAGCTCGGGCAAGCTGACCGGGCTGACCGCGAAGAGCGCGACGGCTTCGGGCAACAAGTTCACCTTCAGCATAGCCAATACCACCGGCGCGGTGACGCCGCAGTCGGTCTCGCTCGACCTGACCGGCTCGACCCAGTTCGGCGCGACCAAGAGCGGCGTGTCGAACCTGGTGGCCGACGGCTTTGCGTCGGGCGCGCTGCAGAACTACTCGGTGGCCGCCGACGGCACCATCACGGGCAGCTACTCGAACGGCCAGAGCATGAAGCTCGGCCAGGTGTTCGTGGTGAACTTCAACGATCCGCAGGGCCTCACCAGCATCGGCGGCAACCAGTACATCCAGACCGCCGCCTCCGGCGTGCCGCAGATCGGCGTGCCGGGCAGCACCAACCACGGCACCATCAAGGGCAGCACGACCGAGAATTCGACGGTCGACCTGACGGGCGAGCTGGTCAACCTGATCACCGCGCAGCGCAACTACCAGGCCAACGCGCAGACCATCAAGACCCAGCAGACCGTCGACCAGACGCTGCTCAACCTGTAA
- a CDS encoding flagellar hook assembly protein FlgD: MSSTTNSIGSNGTNTSTLPVDTMSNNSGVASTSASDLQQTFLKLLVTQLQNQDPTSPVDSSQMTSQLAQINTVSGIAQLNSSLSSLSSQITAGQQTQAALLIGSNVLAPGSTLSVSGGAGTGFGVQLPSAAADLKITVKNSAGTVVNTIDAGAQAAGTIPINWTPTDSSGATLPDGKYTISASYTDGSGASTSATTLTAAQVQSVIRQSDGTPGLVLSNGTTVGLPNVGAIFPGTASSGTSSSGSGSGTADKNNSSST; the protein is encoded by the coding sequence ATGAGCTCCACTACCAACTCGATCGGCAGCAACGGCACGAACACGTCCACTCTGCCGGTCGACACGATGAGCAACAACAGCGGCGTGGCGTCGACCTCGGCGTCGGACCTGCAGCAGACCTTCCTGAAGCTGCTCGTCACGCAGCTGCAGAACCAGGACCCGACGAGCCCGGTGGACAGCTCGCAGATGACGTCCCAGCTCGCGCAGATCAATACCGTGAGCGGCATCGCGCAGCTCAACTCGTCGCTGTCCTCGCTGTCCTCGCAGATCACCGCCGGCCAGCAGACCCAGGCGGCGCTGCTGATCGGCAGCAACGTACTGGCCCCCGGCAGCACGCTCAGCGTCTCGGGCGGCGCCGGCACGGGCTTCGGCGTGCAGCTGCCGTCCGCCGCCGCCGACCTGAAGATCACCGTCAAGAATTCGGCCGGCACGGTGGTCAACACGATCGACGCGGGCGCGCAGGCGGCCGGCACGATCCCGATCAACTGGACGCCGACCGACTCGTCGGGCGCGACGCTGCCAGACGGCAAGTACACCATCAGCGCCAGCTACACGGACGGCAGCGGCGCCAGCACCTCGGCGACCACGCTCACGGCCGCGCAGGTGCAGAGCGTGATCCGCCAGTCGGACGGCACCCCGGGCCTGGTGCTTTCGAACGGCACGACGGTCGGCCTGCCGAACGTCGGCGCGATCTTCCCGGGGACCGCCTCGAGCGGCACCAGCAGTTCCGGCAGTGGCTCGGGCACGGCCGACAAGAACAATTCCTCGTCTACCTAA
- a CDS encoding NAD-dependent epimerase/dehydratase family protein, translated as MDRPTIALVGATGFIGARLVAALVRAGYPVRVAARRRERARHLATMPVEVVELEGLDAGSLTRVVAGAGVAINLVGTLHGGHGTPYGEGFRQLHVALPGALAAACAGAGVAQLVQVSALGADSQGPSMYQRSKGDGEAALHAAAAASGGALAVTVLRPSVVFGPGDAFLTTFARLQRLLPVLPLAMPDAQFQPVYVGDVAQALLAVAGNRAAYGRTYELGGPRVYTLEQLVRYCGALVGRQARIIRLPDALARLQACVFEHLPGEPVITRDNLDSMRVPNVLSGPLAPELGVRPASLESVAPGYLAAGGTRYDAWRSRR; from the coding sequence ATGGATCGTCCGACCATCGCGCTCGTCGGCGCCACCGGCTTCATCGGCGCGCGCCTCGTCGCGGCCCTGGTGCGCGCCGGCTATCCGGTGCGCGTCGCCGCGCGGCGCCGCGAGCGCGCCCGCCATCTCGCCACCATGCCGGTGGAGGTGGTCGAACTCGAGGGCCTCGACGCCGGCTCGCTCACGCGCGTGGTGGCCGGCGCCGGCGTCGCGATCAATCTGGTCGGCACGCTGCACGGCGGCCACGGCACGCCCTACGGCGAGGGCTTCCGGCAATTGCACGTGGCGCTGCCGGGCGCGCTGGCCGCAGCCTGCGCCGGCGCGGGCGTGGCGCAGCTGGTGCAGGTCAGCGCGCTCGGCGCCGATTCGCAGGGGCCGAGCATGTACCAGCGCTCGAAGGGCGACGGCGAGGCCGCGCTGCACGCGGCGGCGGCCGCCTCGGGCGGGGCGCTCGCCGTCACCGTGCTGCGGCCGTCGGTGGTGTTCGGCCCCGGCGACGCATTCCTGACCACCTTCGCCCGGCTGCAGCGGCTGCTGCCGGTGCTGCCGCTCGCGATGCCCGACGCGCAGTTCCAGCCGGTATACGTCGGCGACGTCGCGCAGGCGCTGCTGGCCGTGGCCGGCAACCGCGCGGCCTACGGGCGGACCTACGAGCTGGGCGGCCCGCGCGTCTACACGCTCGAGCAGCTGGTGCGCTACTGCGGCGCGCTGGTGGGCCGCCAGGCGCGCATCATCCGGCTGCCCGACGCGCTCGCGCGGCTGCAGGCATGCGTGTTCGAGCATCTGCCCGGCGAGCCCGTGATCACGCGCGACAATCTCGACTCGATGCGCGTGCCGAACGTGCTGAGCGGCCCGCTCGCGCCCGAACTCGGGGTGCGGCCCGCGAGCCTCGAAAGCGTCGCGCCCGGCTATCTCGCCGCCGGCGGCACGCGCTACGACGCCTGGCGCTCGCGGCGCTGA
- a CDS encoding glutathione S-transferase family protein yields MRLIIGDKSYSSWSMRPWVLMRHFGIPFEETLIELRAPDTEARILALSPSGRVPCLIDEAGHAVWDSLAIAETLAERFPAQPMWPVEPVARARARSVSAEMHAGFAAVRAEMPFSLRAPQPGRELSPAALAQVARIEAIWRDCLARSGGPFLFGAFTIADAMYAPVVMRFVCYAPVLCEVSAAYVERMLALPAVAAWNEGARRETRMVEY; encoded by the coding sequence ATGCGATTGATCATTGGTGACAAGAGCTATTCCTCGTGGTCGATGCGGCCCTGGGTGCTGATGCGGCACTTCGGGATACCGTTCGAGGAGACCCTGATCGAGCTGCGCGCGCCCGACACCGAGGCGCGCATCCTGGCACTCTCGCCGTCGGGCCGCGTGCCCTGCCTGATCGACGAGGCCGGCCATGCCGTCTGGGATTCGCTGGCGATCGCCGAGACGCTCGCCGAGCGGTTTCCCGCGCAGCCGATGTGGCCGGTCGAGCCGGTGGCGCGCGCGCGGGCGCGCAGCGTCTCGGCCGAGATGCATGCCGGGTTCGCCGCGGTGCGCGCCGAGATGCCGTTCAGCCTGCGCGCGCCGCAGCCCGGCCGCGAGCTGTCGCCGGCCGCGCTGGCCCAGGTCGCGCGCATCGAGGCGATCTGGCGCGACTGCCTCGCGCGCTCGGGCGGCCCGTTCCTGTTCGGCGCGTTCACGATTGCCGATGCGATGTACGCGCCGGTGGTGATGCGCTTCGTCTGCTACGCGCCGGTGCTCTGCGAGGTCTCGGCCGCCTATGTCGAGCGCATGCTCGCGCTGCCGGCGGTCGCGGCCTGGAACGAGGGCGCGCGCCGCGAGACGCGCATGGTCGAATACTGA
- a CDS encoding flagella synthesis protein FlgN, giving the protein MKEALLATINDEHATVEAFASLLVYEQKALTAASPADTLPDIIARKTELVERLASLEKQRDAQLAALGYAAGKAGIDAAAERDPGIASRWKLLRDATERARHANMNNGMLIRIRMDYNERTLQVLRAQPARAGLYGPDGRVSNPVR; this is encoded by the coding sequence ATGAAAGAAGCCCTGCTGGCGACGATCAACGACGAGCATGCGACGGTCGAGGCCTTCGCTTCGCTGCTCGTCTACGAGCAAAAGGCACTGACGGCGGCGTCGCCGGCCGACACGCTGCCGGACATCATCGCGCGCAAGACGGAGCTGGTCGAACGGCTCGCGTCGCTGGAAAAGCAGCGCGACGCGCAGCTCGCGGCGCTCGGCTACGCGGCCGGCAAGGCCGGCATCGACGCGGCCGCCGAGCGCGACCCCGGCATCGCGAGCCGCTGGAAGCTGCTGCGCGACGCCACCGAGCGCGCGCGCCACGCCAACATGAACAACGGCATGCTGATCCGCATCCGCATGGACTACAACGAGCGCACCCTCCAGGTGCTGCGCGCGCAGCCCGCGCGCGCCGGTCTCTACGGCCCCGACGGGCGCGTCTCCAACCCGGTGCGCTGA
- a CDS encoding flagellar basal body rod protein FlgF, with protein MDRLIYTAMTGADQALDQQSVIANNLANTSTTGFRAQLATYRAVPMNFGEASNPDTTRTFVLSSTPGADYSAGPIARTGNPLDVAVQGKGWLTVLAPDGSEGYTRAGNLHVDENGQLVNASNLPVVGTGGPISVPPNGQVTIGSDGTVSVLAAGDPPSAIAMVDQLKLVNPEPASMKRGDDGLFRTTDGNPAEVDPSVVLAPSSLEGSNVNPVSAMVSMLDNARAFQLHTKLIETADQNEQNANQILSFS; from the coding sequence ATGGACCGACTGATCTATACGGCAATGACGGGCGCGGATCAGGCGCTCGACCAGCAGTCCGTGATCGCGAACAATCTCGCGAACACGTCGACGACCGGTTTTCGCGCGCAGCTCGCGACCTACCGCGCGGTGCCGATGAATTTCGGCGAGGCCAGCAACCCCGACACCACCCGCACCTTCGTGCTGAGCTCGACGCCCGGCGCCGACTATTCGGCCGGCCCGATCGCGCGCACCGGCAACCCGCTCGACGTGGCGGTGCAGGGCAAGGGCTGGCTCACCGTGCTCGCGCCCGACGGCAGCGAGGGCTACACGCGCGCCGGCAACCTGCACGTGGACGAGAACGGCCAGCTGGTGAACGCCTCGAACCTGCCGGTGGTGGGCACCGGCGGCCCGATCTCGGTGCCGCCGAACGGGCAGGTGACGATCGGCTCCGACGGCACCGTGTCGGTGCTCGCCGCGGGCGATCCGCCCTCGGCGATCGCGATGGTCGACCAGCTCAAGCTCGTCAATCCGGAGCCGGCCAGCATGAAGCGCGGCGACGACGGCCTGTTCCGCACCACCGACGGCAATCCCGCCGAGGTGGACCCGAGCGTCGTGCTCGCGCCCAGCTCGCTCGAGGGCAGCAACGTGAATCCGGTCAGCGCGATGGTGTCGATGCTCGACAACGCGCGCGCCTTTCAGCTGCATACCAAGCTGATCGAAACCGCCGACCAGAACGAGCAGAACGCAAACCAGATCCTCAGCTTCAGCTGA
- the flgM gene encoding flagellar biosynthesis anti-sigma factor FlgM, translating to MKIDTTPATNVRPASPDAASPRTQASSSTAPAAAAPAESAPAGGDANVNLSSLSTNLRLLAASGSADIDTAKVQSIRDAIKNGSLTIDTGKIADGILQTASELLRTPASLG from the coding sequence GTGAAAATCGATACCACCCCCGCCACGAACGTCCGCCCGGCGTCCCCCGACGCCGCTTCGCCGCGTACCCAGGCCAGCAGCAGCACCGCCCCGGCGGCTGCCGCGCCGGCCGAAAGCGCGCCGGCCGGCGGCGATGCGAACGTGAATCTGTCCTCCCTGTCCACGAATCTGCGTTTGCTCGCGGCTTCGGGATCGGCCGACATCGACACCGCGAAAGTGCAGTCGATCCGCGACGCGATCAAGAATGGATCGCTGACGATCGACACCGGCAAGATCGCGGACGGCATCCTGCAGACGGCCAGCGAGCTGCTGCGGACACCGGCGAGCCTCGGCTGA
- a CDS encoding multifunctional CCA addition/repair protein has protein sequence MNIYVVGGAIRDALLGLPVQDRDYVVVGATPEQLAARGFRPVGKDFPVFLHPQTHEEYALARTERKTAAGYHGFQFHYAPDVTLDEDLARRDLTINAMAREIDPDGRITGELIDPFGGRADLAAKRFRHVGPAFVEDPVRILRVARFAARFADFTVAPETLALMREMVAAGEVDALVPERVWQEVSRGLMEAKPSRMFAVLRECGALARILPEVDALFGVPQRADYHPEVDTGVHVMMVIDHAAKHAYSLPVRFAALTHDLGKATTPAEVLPRHIGHEGRSVDLLRPLCERLRVPNECRDLALLVAREHGNLHQVMSMSAAALVRLLERADALRKPGRFAEMLQACEADARGRLGLETQPYPQAERLRRALVAARAVDAGQIAAGHRGNPDAIRDAVQRARTDAVAAALATGEHG, from the coding sequence ATGAACATCTATGTGGTAGGCGGTGCGATCCGCGATGCCCTGCTCGGCCTGCCGGTGCAGGACCGCGACTACGTGGTGGTGGGCGCCACGCCGGAGCAGCTGGCCGCGCGCGGCTTCCGCCCGGTGGGCAAGGATTTCCCGGTGTTCCTGCACCCGCAGACGCACGAGGAGTACGCGCTCGCGCGCACCGAGCGCAAGACGGCGGCCGGCTATCACGGCTTCCAGTTCCATTACGCGCCGGACGTGACGCTCGACGAGGATCTGGCGCGCCGCGACCTGACGATCAACGCGATGGCGCGCGAGATCGATCCGGACGGCCGGATCACGGGCGAGCTGATCGACCCGTTCGGCGGGCGCGCCGATCTGGCCGCGAAGCGGTTCCGCCACGTCGGGCCGGCGTTCGTCGAGGACCCGGTGCGGATTCTGCGCGTCGCGCGCTTCGCGGCCCGTTTCGCCGATTTCACGGTGGCGCCCGAGACGCTCGCGCTGATGCGCGAGATGGTGGCGGCGGGCGAGGTGGACGCGCTGGTGCCGGAGCGGGTCTGGCAGGAGGTGTCGCGCGGGCTGATGGAGGCGAAGCCGTCGCGCATGTTCGCGGTGCTGCGCGAGTGCGGTGCGCTGGCGCGCATCCTGCCCGAGGTGGACGCGCTGTTCGGCGTGCCGCAGCGCGCCGACTACCACCCCGAGGTGGATACCGGGGTGCACGTGATGATGGTGATCGATCACGCGGCCAAGCATGCCTATTCGCTGCCGGTGCGGTTCGCCGCGCTGACCCACGATCTCGGCAAGGCCACCACGCCGGCCGAGGTGCTGCCGCGCCACATCGGCCACGAGGGCCGCAGCGTCGATCTGCTCAGGCCGCTCTGCGAGCGGCTGCGCGTGCCGAACGAGTGTCGCGACCTGGCGCTGCTGGTGGCGCGCGAGCACGGCAACCTGCACCAGGTGATGTCGATGAGTGCCGCCGCGCTGGTGCGCCTGCTCGAACGCGCCGACGCGCTGCGCAAGCCGGGGCGCTTCGCCGAGATGCTGCAGGCCTGCGAGGCGGACGCGCGAGGCCGGCTCGGGCTCGAGACGCAGCCGTATCCGCAGGCCGAGCGGCTGCGGCGCGCGCTGGTCGCCGCGCGCGCGGTCGATGCCGGGCAGATCGCGGCCGGCCATCGCGGCAATCCGGACGCGATCCGCGATGCCGTGCAGCGAGCACGCACCGACGCGGTGGCGGCGGCGCTCGCGACCGGCGAGCACGGCTGA
- the flgB gene encoding flagellar basal body rod protein FlgB, producing the protein MMDKLDAEFAFGRQALDVRAYRQELISSNIANADTPGYQARDVDFASALGRSLKHQAGQAAADNATQLPLARPAGVTSGMTLAATEPGHMSGNTRLSATGGPSDDFGRAAYRIPNQPSLDGNTVDLDAERVQFADNTVHYEAGMTVVTGQIKAMLAAITSGS; encoded by the coding sequence ATGATGGACAAACTCGACGCCGAATTCGCGTTCGGCCGCCAGGCGCTCGACGTTCGCGCATACCGGCAGGAACTGATCTCTTCGAACATCGCGAACGCCGACACGCCGGGCTATCAGGCCCGCGACGTCGACTTCGCCTCGGCGCTCGGCCGCTCGCTCAAGCACCAGGCCGGCCAGGCCGCCGCCGACAACGCCACGCAGCTGCCGCTGGCGCGGCCGGCCGGCGTGACGAGCGGCATGACGCTGGCGGCCACCGAGCCGGGCCACATGAGCGGCAACACGCGCCTGTCGGCCACGGGCGGCCCGAGCGACGACTTCGGCCGTGCCGCGTACCGGATCCCGAACCAGCCCTCGCTGGACGGCAACACGGTCGATCTGGACGCCGAGCGCGTGCAGTTCGCCGACAACACGGTGCACTACGAAGCCGGCATGACGGTGGTGACCGGCCAGATCAAGGCGATGCTCGCCGCGATCACCTCGGGTTCGTAA
- the flgA gene encoding flagellar basal body P-ring formation chaperone FlgA: MAQTNANAAAGAARGFGARERSRRCRLALLALGLAGLLPNLAAAQAAGGDGMIVIPGRGESAETALANANAHGVSTPAAHPPASSLASYSAADLRNAYGAGARSGGTPPAPAGTIGIVPGAGGDSALRAAAMGETPANRPEPPLYPMPGSATTRPAVNRAAPRTENQGNEAAGYAAGYAAGIAAARRAAAAQPAPAAAAPRHPSAGSRGSAATAPAALGTVRAVYSPGATERAPAGQDAAGGAMRYAAPAVMRVSARQSAPSPSAVAAVVAPTLAPAPAAAPAENGAARNAGAAPAAALGQPAGQQDPEAIRAAALAFLRQQTAGLPGKAIVTVTAAFPRGLAACATLEPFLPTGARLWGRTTVGVRCAGARPWTLYLQSKIEVQGNYYVAAHALAPGDVLTAADLVAHEGDLTMLPLAVITDPAQAVGGTSLVRVAAGLPLRQDMLRSASSVTIGQTVRVVAAGQGFSISSEGSVMNNAGPGQQVRVRLAAGQIVTAVVKDGNTVEVPL; the protein is encoded by the coding sequence ATGGCGCAGACGAACGCGAACGCAGCGGCAGGCGCGGCACGCGGCTTCGGCGCGCGCGAGCGCTCCCGGCGTTGCCGCCTGGCCCTGCTGGCGCTGGGCCTGGCCGGCCTGCTGCCGAATCTGGCCGCCGCGCAGGCGGCCGGCGGCGACGGCATGATCGTGATCCCGGGCCGCGGCGAATCGGCCGAGACGGCGCTGGCCAACGCCAACGCGCACGGCGTGAGCACCCCGGCCGCGCACCCGCCCGCGTCGAGCCTCGCTTCGTACAGCGCGGCCGACTTGCGCAACGCCTACGGCGCCGGCGCCCGCAGCGGCGGCACGCCGCCCGCGCCCGCCGGCACCATCGGCATCGTGCCGGGCGCGGGCGGCGACAGCGCGCTGCGTGCCGCCGCGATGGGCGAGACGCCCGCCAACCGGCCCGAGCCGCCGCTCTACCCCATGCCCGGCAGCGCGACGACGCGGCCGGCCGTGAATCGCGCGGCCCCGCGCACCGAAAACCAGGGCAACGAGGCGGCCGGCTACGCCGCCGGTTATGCGGCCGGCATCGCCGCGGCGCGCCGCGCGGCCGCGGCCCAGCCGGCGCCGGCCGCCGCGGCGCCGCGCCATCCGTCGGCCGGCTCGCGCGGCTCGGCCGCTACGGCGCCCGCGGCGCTCGGCACCGTGCGCGCCGTCTATTCACCGGGCGCGACGGAACGTGCGCCGGCCGGCCAGGATGCGGCGGGCGGCGCGATGCGCTACGCGGCGCCGGCCGTGATGCGCGTCTCGGCGCGCCAGAGCGCGCCCTCGCCGAGCGCCGTCGCCGCGGTGGTGGCGCCCACCCTGGCGCCCGCTCCGGCTGCCGCGCCGGCCGAGAACGGCGCGGCCCGCAACGCCGGCGCGGCCCCGGCCGCCGCGCTCGGCCAGCCGGCCGGCCAGCAGGACCCGGAAGCGATCCGCGCCGCGGCGCTCGCGTTCCTGCGCCAGCAGACGGCCGGCCTGCCCGGCAAGGCGATCGTCACGGTGACCGCCGCGTTCCCGCGCGGGCTCGCGGCTTGCGCCACGCTCGAACCGTTCCTGCCCACCGGCGCACGGCTCTGGGGCCGCACCACGGTGGGCGTGCGCTGCGCCGGCGCGCGGCCGTGGACGCTCTACCTGCAGTCGAAGATCGAGGTCCAAGGCAACTATTACGTCGCCGCGCACGCGCTCGCGCCGGGCGACGTGCTGACGGCCGCCGACCTCGTCGCGCACGAGGGCGACCTGACCATGCTGCCGCTCGCCGTGATCACCGATCCGGCGCAGGCGGTGGGCGGCACCTCGCTGGTGCGCGTCGCGGCCGGGCTGCCGCTGCGCCAGGACATGCTGCGCAGCGCCTCGTCGGTCACCATCGGCCAGACCGTGCGGGTGGTGGCGGCCGGCCAGGGATTCTCGATTTCGTCGGAGGGCAGCGTGATGAACAACGCGGGGCCGGGACAGCAGGTGCGGGTCCGGCTGGCGGCCGGCCAGATCGTGACGGCGGTGGTGAAGGATGGGAACACGGTGGAAGTTCCGTTATGA
- the flgC gene encoding flagellar basal body rod protein FlgC, with product MPSLMNIFDVAGSAMSAESQRLNVTASNLANADSVTGPDGKPYRAKQVVFETQPLGGARTRSGQGVGGVQVKQVIDDPSPMKTSYDPSNPTADANGYVTLPNVDPVQEMVNMISASRSYQANVETLNTAKQLMLKTLTIGT from the coding sequence ATGCCTTCGCTGATGAACATCTTCGACGTCGCCGGTTCGGCGATGTCCGCCGAATCGCAGCGCCTGAACGTGACCGCGTCGAACCTGGCGAACGCGGACAGCGTGACCGGCCCGGACGGCAAGCCTTACCGAGCCAAGCAGGTGGTGTTCGAGACCCAGCCGCTCGGCGGCGCGCGCACGCGCTCCGGGCAGGGGGTGGGCGGCGTGCAGGTCAAGCAGGTGATCGACGATCCGTCGCCGATGAAGACCAGCTACGACCCGTCGAATCCGACCGCCGACGCCAACGGCTACGTCACGCTGCCGAACGTCGACCCGGTGCAGGAAATGGTGAACATGATCTCGGCCTCGCGCTCGTACCAGGCGAACGTGGAGACGCTGAACACCGCCAAGCAACTGATGCTGAAGACGCTGACGATCGGCACCTGA